In one window of Mus pahari chromosome 3, PAHARI_EIJ_v1.1, whole genome shotgun sequence DNA:
- the Wfdc13 gene encoding WAP four-disulfide core domain protein 13, with amino-acid sequence MRPVSPFQLLLVLSLAPQPVPGSPKQYFLKYILEPPPCRSEPEECNIFCTQQEECLEPLQCCSAYCGIVCTLNQAPVLGPS; translated from the exons ATGAGACCTGTGTCACCTTTCCAGCTCCTGCTGGTGCTCAGCCTAGCACCACAGCCAGTGCCTGGAAGTCCCAAGCAATACTTTCTGA AGTATATCCTGGAACCTCCACCATGCAGATCGGAGCCCGAAGAGTGCAACATATTCTGTACACAGCAGGAGGAATGCCTTGAACCCCTTCAGTGCTGTTCTGCCTACTGTGGGATAGTGTGTACCTTAAACCAAGCCCCAGTACTAGGGCCCTCCTAA
- the LOC110319550 gene encoding kunitz-type protease inhibitor 4 encodes MKPAKLEFLLGFSLLCSLSPPVLSGVERVVNHLCKDYNDPCSLEVDPGSCYEVHFRFFYNQTAKQCQIFLFTGCNGNLNNFKLKIDCDVTCHELYQNPPLPSGDKRKRSLRALATKNLATDLRLTTLQHGRLKQTERKETSLQRAWRESRRHLPARHHA; translated from the exons ATGAAGCCCGCTAAGCTGGAATTTCTTCTGGGATTCTCCctcctctgctcactcagtcctcCTGTACTGAGCGGCGTTGAGAGGGTAGTGAACCACCTCTGCAAAGACTACAATG ACCCCTGTTCTTTGGAAGTGGATCCTGGCAGCTGCTATGAAgtacattttagatttttctacAACCAAACTGCCAAACAGTGTCAGATTTTTCTGTTCACTGGCTGCAATGGTAACCTTAATAACTTCAAGCTTAAAATAGACTGTGATGTAACTTGTCATGAATTGTACCAAAACCCTCCGCTGCCGAG TGGTGATAAGAGGAAACGTTCTTTAAGAGCATTGGCAACAAAGAACCTTGCTACGGATTTGAGATTGACCACTTTACAGCATGGTAGACTgaagcagacagaaagaaaagagacctcGCTCCAGAGAGCATGGAGAGAGTCCAGAAGGCACCTCCCAGCCAGGCATCACGCCTAG
- the LOC110319630 gene encoding kappaPI-actitoxin-Ael3a-like: MEAPGIRLALWLLTFAMSLSTLSSNLLFPAGVRSQLCESGHLGAKRIICNQPVKRGFCSFSFYRYYFNQETALCEPFIFTGCGGNRNNFKTKYLCEVHCIHIEKD; the protein is encoded by the exons ATGGAGGCTCCAGGGATCCGCCTTGCCCTATGGCTTCTAACGTTTGCCATGTCCCTGTCGACGCTATCTAGTAATCTGCTATTTCCTGCGGGAGTCCGAAGTCAACTCTGTGAAAGCGGGCATCTTGGAG CGAAAAGAA TAATATGCAACCAACCGGTAAAGAGAGGCTTCTGCAGCTTCAGTTTCTACAGGTACTACTTCAACCAAGAAACGGCCCTATGCGAGCCCTTCATCTTCACCGGCTGCGGGGGCAACAGGAACAACTTTAAAACAAAGTACCTCTGTGAAGTCCATTGCATTCATATAGAG AAGGATTGA